One window of the Mixophyes fleayi isolate aMixFle1 chromosome 6, aMixFle1.hap1, whole genome shotgun sequence genome contains the following:
- the LOC142159912 gene encoding uncharacterized protein LOC142159912 isoform X2, translating into MELKNKNMSRIRESIYPVHLFLGIPLTLNTFILFAGYEQSQWNISKRPVVLSPDCEIEDNNIRQDSLEEATITPNILSVLHSTDISSDPSNHKECSDKSDIVTHNIGGRLFPSSDFNEHFTHNINIISHQISHTGEKQFPCYTCGKSFAQKATLIRHQRIHTGEKPFPCFECGKCFTQKSDLVVHQRIHTNEKPYSCSECGKCFTQKSTLVAHQKFHTREKPFACSDCGKCFTRKSDLSKHQRIHTGEKPFTCSDCGKCFIRKPDLVKHQRIHTGEKPFICSECGSCFTHKPNLVAHQRIHKGERPFACSDCGKCFTQKASLLDHQRIHTGEKPFSCSDCGKCFTQRSILFKHQTIHTGEKPFTCSYCGKCFKLKSDIVRHQRIHTHLHR; encoded by the coding sequence ATGGagcttaaaaacaaaaatatgagcAGGATAAGGGAAAGCATTTACCCCGTCCATCTTTTTCTTGGCATTCCTCTCacactaaatacatttattttatttgcaggttATGAACAAAGCCAATGGAATATCTCGAAGAGACCTGTCGTTTTGTCTCCTGACTGTGAAATAGAAGATAACAACATCAGACAGGATTCTCTAGAAGAAGCCACCATTACCCCAAATATACTTTCAGTACTTCACAGTACAGAtatatcatctgatccctctaatcaCAAGGAATGTTCTGATAAATCAGATATTGTTACGCACAATATAGGTGGTAGATTGTTTCCAAGTTCTGACTTTAATGAGCACTTTAcccataatataaatattatatcacATCAGATTAGTCACACGGGTGAGAAACAATTTCCATGTTATACATGTGGGAAAAGTTTTGCACAAAAAGCCACGCTTATTCGTCATCAGAGAATCCATACAGGTGAAAAGCCATTTCCCTGttttgaatgtgggaaatgttttacacagaaatcagatcttgttgtacatcagagaattcacacaaatgaaaaaccatattcatgctctgaatgtgggaaatgttttacccagaaatcaactcttgttgcacatcagaaaTTTCACACGCGCGAGAAACCGTTTGCATgctctgattgtgggaaatgttttacacggaaaTCAGATCTTAGTAAACATCAGAGaatccacacaggtgagaagccatttacatgttctgattgtgggaaatgttttatacgcAAAccagatcttgttaaacatcagagaattcatacggGGGAGAAGCCATTTATTTGTTCTGAATGTGGGtcatgttttacacataaacCCAATCTTGTTGCACATCAACGAATTCACAAAGGCGAAAGGCCATTTgcatgttctgattgtgggaaatgttttactcaaAAAGCAAGTCTTCTTGAtcaccagagaattcacacaggtgagaagccattttcatgttctgattgtggaaaatgttttacacagagatCAATTCTTTTTAAACATCAGACAATTCACACTGGTGAGAAGCCATTTACTTGCTCttactgtgggaaatgttttaagcTGAAATCTGATATTGTTCGACATCAGAGAATCCACACACATCTTCACCGGTGA